The Macaca fascicularis isolate 582-1 chromosome 1, T2T-MFA8v1.1 genome includes a window with the following:
- the SH2D5 gene encoding SH2 domain-containing protein 5 isoform X3, translating to MQKAGAGGRRASDCGLAPHRPRCITKFAQYVGSFPVDDLDTQESVWLVQQQLWALKVLLMAHALRRILYSTWCPADCQFAFVARNPRSPASKLFCHLFVGSQPGEVQILHLLLCRSFQLAYLLQHPEERALPEPCPGPTGVVPLKSLSSSGGPPGGLVREPFGCDQLSQNVHALVSFRRLPAEGLVGSGKELPESEGRARHARLGNPYCSPTLVRKKAIRSKVIRSGAYRGCTYETQLQLSAREAFPTAWEAWPRGPGGHSCLVESEGSLTENIWAFAGISRPCALALLRRDVLGAFLLWPEPGASGQWCLSVHTQCGVVPHQVFRNHLGRYCLEHLPAEFPSLEALVENHAVTERSLFCPLDMGRLNPTYEEQDCGPPGRPPRTLRPLSHAKSEAELQGLG from the exons ATGCAGAAGGCGGGGGCTGGAGGCCGCAGGGCCTCTGACTGTGGGCTGGCCCCTCACCGGCCCAGGTGCATCACCAAGTTTGCCCAG TACGTGGGCTCCTTCCCTGTGGACGACCTGGACACCCAGGAGAGCGTGTGGCTGGTGCAGCAGCAGCTGTGGGCGCTGAAG GTGCTTTTGATGGCGCATGCCCTGAGGCGCATCCTCTACTCCACCTGGTGCCCTGCTGACTGCCAGTTTGCCTTCGTGGCTCGAAACCCACGGAGCCCAGCCAGCAAACTCTTCTGCCACCTCTTTGTGGGCAGCCAGCCAGGAGAG gtcCAGATCCTGCACCTGCTCCTATGCCGCTCTTTCCAGCTGGCTTACCTCTTGCAGCACCCTGAGGAGCGGGCACTGCCAGAGCCCTGCCCAGGACCCACAGGGGTGGTGCCCCTAAAGTCACTGTCCAGCTCTGGGGGCCCCCCTGGGGGCCTGGTGCGGGAGCCCTTCGGCTGTGATCAACTCTCTCAGAACGTCCATGCATTGGTCTCCTTCCGGCGGCTGCCAGCAGAGGGGCTGGTGGGCAGTGGG AAGGAGCTGCCAGAGTCGGAAGGCCGCGCCCGCCATGCCCGCCTGGGGAATCCCTACTGCTCGCCCACGCTGGTGCGCAAGAAGGCCATTCGCAGCAAGGTGATCCGCTCGGGGGCCTACCGCGGCTGCACCTATGAGACCCAGCTGCAGCTGTCGGCTCGGGAGGCCT TTCCTACCGCATGGGAGGCATGGCCCCGGGGTCCTGGTGGCCACTCGTGCCTGGTGGAGAGCGAGGGCAGCCTGACGGAGAACATCTGGGCCTTCGCTGGCATCTCCAG GCCCTGTGCCCTGGCCCTGTTGCGGAGAGACGTGCTTGGGGCTTTCCTGCTGTGGCCTGAGCCGGGTGCCAGCGGCCAGTGGTGTCTGTCCGTGCACACGCAGTGCGGCGTGGTGCCCCACCAGGTCTTCCGGAATCACCTGGGCCGCTACTGCCTGGAG CACCTGCCGGCAGAGTTCCCCAGCCTGGAGGCTCTGGTGGAGAACCACGCGGTTACTGAACGCAGCCTCTTCTGTCCCCTCGACATGGGCCGCCTGAACCCCACCTACGAGGAGCAGGACTGTGGGCCCCCGGGCAGGCCGCCCCGGACTCTCCGGCCCCTCAGCCATGCCAAGTCTGAGGCAGAGCTGCAGGGCCTGGGCTAA
- the SH2D5 gene encoding SH2 domain-containing protein 5 isoform X2: MQKAGAGGRRASDCGLAPHRPRCITKFAQYVGSFPVDDLDTQESVWLVQQQLWALKDCPRRRAVILKLNLQGLKIYSGEGEVLLMAHALRRILYSTWCPADCQFAFVARNPRSPASKLFCHLFVGSQPGEVQILHLLLCRSFQLAYLLQHPEERALPEPCPGPTGVVPLKSLSSSGGPPGGLVREPFGCDQLSQNVHALVSFRRLPAEGLVGSGELPESEGRARHARLGNPYCSPTLVRKKAIRSKVIRSGAYRGCTYETQLQLSAREAFPTAWEAWPRGPGGHSCLVESEGSLTENIWAFAGISRPCALALLRRDVLGAFLLWPEPGASGQWCLSVHTQCGVVPHQVFRNHLGRYCLEHLPAEFPSLEALVENHAVTERSLFCPLDMGRLNPTYEEQDCGPPGRPPRTLRPLSHAKSEAELQGLG, encoded by the exons ATGCAGAAGGCGGGGGCTGGAGGCCGCAGGGCCTCTGACTGTGGGCTGGCCCCTCACCGGCCCAGGTGCATCACCAAGTTTGCCCAG TACGTGGGCTCCTTCCCTGTGGACGACCTGGACACCCAGGAGAGCGTGTGGCTGGTGCAGCAGCAGCTGTGGGCGCTGAAG GACTGTCCCCGACGCCGAGCCGTCATCCTGAAATTGAACCTTCAGGGTCTCAAGATCTACAGcggggagggtgag GTGCTTTTGATGGCGCATGCCCTGAGGCGCATCCTCTACTCCACCTGGTGCCCTGCTGACTGCCAGTTTGCCTTCGTGGCTCGAAACCCACGGAGCCCAGCCAGCAAACTCTTCTGCCACCTCTTTGTGGGCAGCCAGCCAGGAGAG gtcCAGATCCTGCACCTGCTCCTATGCCGCTCTTTCCAGCTGGCTTACCTCTTGCAGCACCCTGAGGAGCGGGCACTGCCAGAGCCCTGCCCAGGACCCACAGGGGTGGTGCCCCTAAAGTCACTGTCCAGCTCTGGGGGCCCCCCTGGGGGCCTGGTGCGGGAGCCCTTCGGCTGTGATCAACTCTCTCAGAACGTCCATGCATTGGTCTCCTTCCGGCGGCTGCCAGCAGAGGGGCTGGTGGGCAGTGGG GAGCTGCCAGAGTCGGAAGGCCGCGCCCGCCATGCCCGCCTGGGGAATCCCTACTGCTCGCCCACGCTGGTGCGCAAGAAGGCCATTCGCAGCAAGGTGATCCGCTCGGGGGCCTACCGCGGCTGCACCTATGAGACCCAGCTGCAGCTGTCGGCTCGGGAGGCCT TTCCTACCGCATGGGAGGCATGGCCCCGGGGTCCTGGTGGCCACTCGTGCCTGGTGGAGAGCGAGGGCAGCCTGACGGAGAACATCTGGGCCTTCGCTGGCATCTCCAG GCCCTGTGCCCTGGCCCTGTTGCGGAGAGACGTGCTTGGGGCTTTCCTGCTGTGGCCTGAGCCGGGTGCCAGCGGCCAGTGGTGTCTGTCCGTGCACACGCAGTGCGGCGTGGTGCCCCACCAGGTCTTCCGGAATCACCTGGGCCGCTACTGCCTGGAG CACCTGCCGGCAGAGTTCCCCAGCCTGGAGGCTCTGGTGGAGAACCACGCGGTTACTGAACGCAGCCTCTTCTGTCCCCTCGACATGGGCCGCCTGAACCCCACCTACGAGGAGCAGGACTGTGGGCCCCCGGGCAGGCCGCCCCGGACTCTCCGGCCCCTCAGCCATGCCAAGTCTGAGGCAGAGCTGCAGGGCCTGGGCTAA
- the SH2D5 gene encoding SH2 domain-containing protein 5 isoform X1, producing MQKAGAGGRRASDCGLAPHRPRCITKFAQYVGSFPVDDLDTQESVWLVQQQLWALKDCPRRRAVILKLNLQGLKIYSGEGEVLLMAHALRRILYSTWCPADCQFAFVARNPRSPASKLFCHLFVGSQPGEVQILHLLLCRSFQLAYLLQHPEERALPEPCPGPTGVVPLKSLSSSGGPPGGLVREPFGCDQLSQNVHALVSFRRLPAEGLVGSGKELPESEGRARHARLGNPYCSPTLVRKKAIRSKVIRSGAYRGCTYETQLQLSAREAFPTAWEAWPRGPGGHSCLVESEGSLTENIWAFAGISRPCALALLRRDVLGAFLLWPEPGASGQWCLSVHTQCGVVPHQVFRNHLGRYCLEHLPAEFPSLEALVENHAVTERSLFCPLDMGRLNPTYEEQDCGPPGRPPRTLRPLSHAKSEAELQGLG from the exons ATGCAGAAGGCGGGGGCTGGAGGCCGCAGGGCCTCTGACTGTGGGCTGGCCCCTCACCGGCCCAGGTGCATCACCAAGTTTGCCCAG TACGTGGGCTCCTTCCCTGTGGACGACCTGGACACCCAGGAGAGCGTGTGGCTGGTGCAGCAGCAGCTGTGGGCGCTGAAG GACTGTCCCCGACGCCGAGCCGTCATCCTGAAATTGAACCTTCAGGGTCTCAAGATCTACAGcggggagggtgag GTGCTTTTGATGGCGCATGCCCTGAGGCGCATCCTCTACTCCACCTGGTGCCCTGCTGACTGCCAGTTTGCCTTCGTGGCTCGAAACCCACGGAGCCCAGCCAGCAAACTCTTCTGCCACCTCTTTGTGGGCAGCCAGCCAGGAGAG gtcCAGATCCTGCACCTGCTCCTATGCCGCTCTTTCCAGCTGGCTTACCTCTTGCAGCACCCTGAGGAGCGGGCACTGCCAGAGCCCTGCCCAGGACCCACAGGGGTGGTGCCCCTAAAGTCACTGTCCAGCTCTGGGGGCCCCCCTGGGGGCCTGGTGCGGGAGCCCTTCGGCTGTGATCAACTCTCTCAGAACGTCCATGCATTGGTCTCCTTCCGGCGGCTGCCAGCAGAGGGGCTGGTGGGCAGTGGG AAGGAGCTGCCAGAGTCGGAAGGCCGCGCCCGCCATGCCCGCCTGGGGAATCCCTACTGCTCGCCCACGCTGGTGCGCAAGAAGGCCATTCGCAGCAAGGTGATCCGCTCGGGGGCCTACCGCGGCTGCACCTATGAGACCCAGCTGCAGCTGTCGGCTCGGGAGGCCT TTCCTACCGCATGGGAGGCATGGCCCCGGGGTCCTGGTGGCCACTCGTGCCTGGTGGAGAGCGAGGGCAGCCTGACGGAGAACATCTGGGCCTTCGCTGGCATCTCCAG GCCCTGTGCCCTGGCCCTGTTGCGGAGAGACGTGCTTGGGGCTTTCCTGCTGTGGCCTGAGCCGGGTGCCAGCGGCCAGTGGTGTCTGTCCGTGCACACGCAGTGCGGCGTGGTGCCCCACCAGGTCTTCCGGAATCACCTGGGCCGCTACTGCCTGGAG CACCTGCCGGCAGAGTTCCCCAGCCTGGAGGCTCTGGTGGAGAACCACGCGGTTACTGAACGCAGCCTCTTCTGTCCCCTCGACATGGGCCGCCTGAACCCCACCTACGAGGAGCAGGACTGTGGGCCCCCGGGCAGGCCGCCCCGGACTCTCCGGCCCCTCAGCCATGCCAAGTCTGAGGCAGAGCTGCAGGGCCTGGGCTAA